In Pseudobacter ginsenosidimutans, the following are encoded in one genomic region:
- the pnuC gene encoding nicotinamide riboside transporter PnuC, translated as MNIQEWIRLLWQQIGETPLLQWIAVSLGVAEVLLARANKIWLYPAGIGATTLSVFILFEAGLYAECLLNGYYIVMSIYGWWYWVKKKDKPAVKVSFSNSQDWLTVLLIAGIGFAGLYLCLRYFTPSTVPVADAFVSATAWAGMWLLARRKVENWILLNISNAVAVPLLFHKQLPLYAGLTIFLFVIAVQGYFKWRKTARQNEKEDNFLMPSIE; from the coding sequence ATGAACATACAAGAATGGATCCGTCTGCTCTGGCAGCAGATCGGAGAAACGCCGCTGTTGCAATGGATTGCCGTATCACTGGGCGTTGCTGAAGTATTACTGGCCCGCGCCAATAAGATCTGGCTCTATCCTGCCGGCATCGGGGCCACCACACTTTCCGTTTTCATCCTCTTCGAAGCGGGGCTCTATGCGGAATGCCTCCTCAACGGATATTATATCGTAATGAGCATTTATGGCTGGTGGTATTGGGTGAAGAAAAAAGATAAGCCAGCCGTGAAAGTGAGCTTCAGTAATTCGCAGGACTGGCTTACTGTGCTGCTGATTGCAGGGATCGGTTTTGCAGGATTGTATTTGTGCCTGCGGTACTTTACACCCAGTACTGTTCCCGTGGCCGATGCTTTTGTGAGCGCTACTGCCTGGGCAGGCATGTGGTTACTCGCCCGTAGAAAAGTGGAAAACTGGATATTGCTGAATATCTCCAATGCAGTGGCAGTCCCTCTCCTCTTCCATAAACAATTGCCACTGTATGCAGGGCTTACGATATTTTTGTTCGTCATTGCCGTACAGGGATATTTCAAATGGCGGAAAACAGCCAGACAAAATGAGAAAGAAGATAATTTCCTGATGCCATCAATCGAGTGA
- a CDS encoding acyl-CoA dehydrogenase family protein produces MNIPFSELIATEAAEMIRNTAAASEQFNQLHPAQLELIYRNNWFNLFVPKASGGLELSFPEALQLEEALAWVDGSFGWTITLCSGANFFIGFLEPAIAGELFSNPKVCFAGSGAATGTAELKADGYHIAGHWKYATGAPHATVFTCVCNLKENGAILKDGNGIAAAAAFWLYPSEVKLQQDWNMMGMRATASLSFEAGPLIVPTNRRFEIDPAYAVLSQAVYRFPFLQFAEATLCANFSGMAMRFLELYFHHAAEPDKAALKLQQELMQARDIFYEKINSSWTSLLQQSHIPDGLLTEISKCSRELYAVCGKLMQVLYPAMGMHAAESNTEANRIWRNFYTASQHKLLREI; encoded by the coding sequence ATGAATATTCCATTTTCTGAGTTGATTGCAACGGAAGCAGCAGAAATGATCCGCAATACTGCTGCAGCATCCGAACAGTTCAATCAACTGCATCCTGCACAGCTGGAGCTGATCTACCGCAACAACTGGTTCAATCTCTTTGTACCGAAAGCCAGTGGTGGACTTGAATTATCATTTCCGGAAGCACTGCAACTGGAAGAAGCCCTGGCCTGGGTGGATGGCAGTTTCGGCTGGACCATCACGTTATGCAGTGGCGCCAATTTCTTCATCGGCTTCCTGGAGCCGGCCATTGCTGGTGAATTATTCAGCAATCCCAAAGTTTGTTTCGCCGGCAGCGGCGCAGCAACGGGAACAGCCGAGCTGAAAGCCGATGGCTACCATATCGCCGGTCACTGGAAATATGCAACCGGCGCTCCACACGCCACTGTTTTCACCTGCGTGTGTAATCTGAAAGAGAATGGAGCGATATTGAAAGATGGGAATGGCATTGCCGCCGCAGCCGCTTTCTGGTTATATCCATCCGAGGTAAAACTGCAACAGGACTGGAACATGATGGGCATGCGCGCCACAGCCAGCCTCAGTTTTGAAGCAGGCCCGCTGATCGTTCCCACCAATCGCAGGTTTGAAATCGATCCCGCCTATGCTGTGTTATCACAAGCAGTTTATCGTTTTCCATTTTTACAATTCGCGGAAGCCACCCTCTGTGCAAACTTCTCAGGCATGGCCATGCGATTCCTGGAATTATATTTCCATCATGCGGCAGAGCCTGACAAAGCCGCTCTCAAACTGCAACAGGAATTGATGCAGGCCAGGGATATTTTTTATGAGAAGATCAACAGCAGCTGGACCAGCCTTCTTCAGCAATCACATATTCCTGATGGCCTGCTAACGGAGATCAGTAAGTGTAGTCGTGAATTGTATGCCGTTTGTGGTAAACTGATGCAGGTATTGTATCCGGCAATGGGTATGCATGCAGCAGAAAGCAATACGGAAGCGAACAGGATCTGGCGAAATTTTTACACAGCCAGTCAGCATAAATTGTTGCGGGAGATCTGA
- the fusA gene encoding elongation factor G, which translates to MADLRLQRNFGIAAHIDAGKTTTTERILRYTGMIHKIGEVHDGGATTDWMEQEKERGITITSAAVSCQWQFPTVNGKADANTKKYYFNIIDTPGHVDFTVEVERSMRVLDGLIALFSAVDGVEPQSETVWRQANRYKVPRIGFVNKMDRSGADFLNVVKQVKEMLGAKAVPLQLPIGAEDDFKGVVDLITMKGVIWDMATEGMTFTTIPVPDDMKEEAELWRAQLIEAVAEYDDKLMEKFFDDPNSITEAEVHEAIRKATIDLSIVPMMCGSSFKNKGVQTALDAVCRYLPSPVDIEDTKGINPDTGEEETRKADPKAPFAALAFKIMTDPFVGRLAFFRCYSGHLDAGSYVKNMRSGKNERISRIMKMFANKQNPIDFIEAGDIGAAVGFKEIKTGDTLCDENHPIVLENMFIPEPVIAIAVEPKTQADVDKMGMAIAKLVEEDPTLRVNTDEDTGQTILRGMGELHLEIIIDRMRREFKVEVNQGAPQVAYKEAFRKSIEHREVLKKQSGGRGKFADIIFEFGPADEEWLKANDGEHFQFVNDIFGGSIPREFVPAIQKGFQASMGTGVLANYPVENMKVRVFDGSFHAVDSDSMSFELCAKAGFREAARKAQPVLLEPIMKVEVITPDQYMGDVTGDLNRRRGMLEGMDSRAGAQVIKAKVPLSEMFGYVTQLRSLSSGRATSTMEFSHYSPAPNNIAEEVIAKVKGKAKVED; encoded by the coding sequence ATGGCAGACTTAAGACTACAAAGAAATTTTGGTATTGCGGCTCACATCGATGCCGGCAAAACCACTACCACAGAGCGTATCCTGAGGTATACCGGTATGATCCACAAGATTGGTGAAGTACACGACGGTGGCGCTACCACTGACTGGATGGAACAGGAAAAGGAGAGGGGTATTACCATTACTTCTGCTGCTGTTAGCTGCCAGTGGCAATTCCCTACCGTTAACGGTAAGGCTGATGCAAACACCAAGAAATACTACTTCAATATCATCGATACTCCGGGCCACGTGGACTTCACCGTAGAGGTTGAACGTTCCATGCGCGTACTGGATGGTCTGATCGCGCTGTTCTCTGCCGTTGACGGTGTTGAGCCTCAGTCTGAGACTGTATGGCGTCAGGCTAACCGTTACAAGGTTCCCCGTATCGGTTTCGTGAACAAGATGGACCGTTCCGGTGCAGACTTCCTGAACGTGGTAAAACAAGTGAAGGAAATGCTCGGAGCCAAAGCCGTTCCTCTTCAGCTCCCTATCGGTGCAGAAGACGATTTCAAAGGCGTGGTTGACCTGATCACCATGAAAGGTGTTATCTGGGATATGGCTACTGAAGGTATGACCTTCACTACCATTCCTGTTCCTGACGACATGAAGGAAGAAGCAGAACTCTGGAGAGCCCAGCTGATCGAGGCTGTTGCAGAGTATGACGATAAACTGATGGAGAAATTCTTCGATGATCCCAACAGCATCACTGAAGCTGAAGTACACGAGGCTATCCGCAAGGCTACCATCGACCTCAGCATCGTTCCGATGATGTGTGGTTCTTCATTCAAGAACAAAGGTGTACAAACTGCACTGGATGCCGTTTGCCGCTACCTGCCTTCTCCTGTGGATATCGAAGACACCAAAGGTATCAACCCTGATACCGGTGAAGAGGAAACGCGTAAAGCTGATCCTAAAGCTCCTTTCGCTGCACTGGCCTTTAAGATCATGACCGATCCTTTCGTAGGTCGTCTCGCGTTCTTCAGGTGTTATAGCGGCCACCTCGATGCCGGTTCTTATGTTAAGAACATGCGTTCTGGCAAGAACGAGCGTATCAGCCGTATCATGAAGATGTTTGCCAACAAGCAAAACCCTATCGACTTCATCGAAGCAGGTGATATCGGTGCGGCTGTTGGTTTCAAGGAGATCAAAACCGGTGATACCCTTTGCGACGAAAACCATCCGATCGTTCTCGAGAACATGTTCATCCCTGAGCCTGTGATCGCGATCGCGGTTGAGCCTAAAACTCAGGCTGACGTTGACAAAATGGGTATGGCTATCGCCAAACTGGTGGAAGAAGATCCTACACTCCGCGTAAATACTGATGAAGATACCGGTCAAACCATCCTCCGTGGTATGGGTGAGCTGCACCTGGAGATCATCATCGACCGTATGCGTCGTGAGTTCAAAGTAGAAGTAAACCAGGGTGCTCCCCAGGTTGCTTATAAAGAAGCGTTCCGCAAATCCATCGAACACCGTGAGGTGCTGAAGAAGCAGTCTGGTGGTCGTGGTAAGTTTGCCGACATCATCTTCGAATTCGGTCCTGCCGATGAAGAATGGCTGAAAGCAAACGACGGAGAACATTTCCAATTCGTGAACGATATCTTCGGTGGATCTATCCCCCGTGAGTTCGTTCCAGCTATCCAGAAAGGCTTCCAGGCTTCTATGGGTACAGGTGTTCTGGCAAACTACCCTGTTGAGAACATGAAGGTTCGTGTATTCGACGGTAGCTTCCACGCGGTTGACTCTGACTCAATGAGCTTCGAGCTTTGTGCAAAAGCAGGTTTCCGTGAGGCAGCCCGTAAAGCACAGCCCGTTCTCCTGGAGCCTATCATGAAAGTGGAAGTGATCACTCCTGATCAGTACATGGGTGATGTTACCGGTGACCTGAACCGTCGTCGTGGCATGCTCGAAGGTATGGACAGCCGTGCTGGTGCACAGGTGATCAAGGCAAAAGTTCCCCTGTCTGAAATGTTCGGTTACGTAACACAGTTACGTTCACTGAGCTCCGGCCGTGCTACTTCTACCATGGAGTTCTCTCACTACTCTCCTGCACCTAACAACATCGCTGAAGAAGTGATCGCGAAGGTGAAAGGAAAAGCAAAAGTTGAAGATTAA